The Pseudomonadota bacterium genome includes a window with the following:
- a CDS encoding cytochrome bc complex cytochrome b subunit — translation MSGALARLGSWVDARFPFSKLWNEHVAQYYAPKNFNFWYYFGSLALFVLVIQVITGIWLAMSYKPEAALAFGSIELMMRDIEWGWLIRYLHSTGASAFFIVVYLHMFRAFLYGSYKKPRELLWIIGMMIYFVLMAEAFFGYLLPWGQMSYWGAQVIISLFGAIPVIGEDLALWIRGDYVVSDVTLNRFYSYHVIAVPLVLIGLVWAHIMALHEVGSNNPDGVEMKYQKDPQGRPLDGIPFHPYYTVKDLVGMVVFLILFALVVFFAPELGGWFLEHNNFEPANPIKTPEHIAPLWYLTPYYAILRAIPDKLLGVLAMGVSIFIFFLVPWLDRSPVKSIRYRGPLYRTALAIFAISFVALGYLGTQSPTEVLTWLARIFSITYFAFFFLMPFYTRWDKDKPVPERVTSK, via the coding sequence GTGAGCGGCGCGCTTGCCAGGCTCGGAAGCTGGGTCGACGCCCGCTTCCCGTTCTCCAAGCTCTGGAACGAGCACGTCGCGCAGTACTACGCCCCCAAGAACTTCAACTTCTGGTATTACTTCGGATCGCTCGCGCTGTTCGTGCTCGTGATCCAGGTCATTACCGGGATCTGGCTCGCCATGAGCTACAAACCCGAGGCCGCCCTGGCCTTCGGTTCGATCGAGCTCATGATGCGGGATATCGAGTGGGGTTGGCTCATCCGCTACCTGCACTCGACAGGGGCTTCGGCGTTCTTCATCGTGGTCTATCTCCACATGTTTCGCGCATTCCTGTACGGCTCCTATAAGAAGCCGAGGGAGCTATTGTGGATCATCGGCATGATGATTTACTTCGTGCTGATGGCCGAGGCCTTCTTCGGCTATCTCCTGCCCTGGGGCCAGATGTCCTATTGGGGCGCCCAGGTGATCATCTCGTTGTTCGGCGCCATCCCCGTGATCGGCGAGGATCTGGCGCTCTGGATCCGCGGGGACTACGTGGTCTCCGACGTCACCTTGAACCGCTTCTATTCCTACCATGTGATCGCGGTCCCGCTGGTCCTCATCGGGCTGGTTTGGGCCCATATCATGGCGCTGCACGAGGTCGGCTCCAACAACCCCGATGGGGTCGAGATGAAGTACCAAAAGGACCCGCAAGGTCGGCCCCTGGACGGGATCCCGTTCCACCCCTATTACACCGTCAAGGACCTGGTCGGCATGGTCGTGTTCCTCATCCTGTTCGCGCTCGTGGTGTTCTTCGCGCCCGAGCTGGGCGGGTGGTTCCTGGAACACAACAATTTCGAGCCCGCGAACCCCATCAAGACCCCCGAGCACATCGCGCCGCTGTGGTACCTGACCCCCTACTACGCGATCCTCCGCGCGATACCGGACAAGCTCCTGGGGGTGCTCGCGATGGGTGTCTCGATCTTCATCTTCTTCCTGGTGCCGTGGCTGGATCGCAGCCCGGTCAAGTCGATCCGCTATCGGGGTCCGCTGTACCGAACGGCGCTCGCCATCTTCGCCATCAGCTTCGTGGCCCTCGGCTACCTCGGGACCCAGAGCCCGACGGAGGTCTTGACGTGGCTGGCCCGTATCTTCTCGATCACATACTTCGCATTCTTCTTCTTGATGCCGTTCTACACCCGATGGGACAAGGACAAACCGGTGCCGGAGCGGGTCACCTCCAAGTGA